The nucleotide window TGAACCAGTCGCTGTAGTTGTTCACCCCACAACACTGCAGCTGCAAAACACAAAGGGGTATTCAGATATTATATCATCCTGTGACCCTAATGGAAATTCAAGccgctttctcactggggaaagcaagctgccatTTCCAGTAAGGTGCTAcaaaatttttgttttattttctgcatgtgtgtattcatcagggcctagcattgaaaaagtgagttcagcttacaaaggcggcGGTCTGCAGATTTTTTGGAGATTTTTTGACCTAAaatgacccccctcccccccaaagaagattgagcaactaaattatgccttcaccaacaagcaaaacacagacagtGGCCTGTGATAGCAGCGAAGCCCTGGTTTGCGTAACCTATTTCTTTCTGGCACAACTGACAGTATGCTTTGCCAGAAATAGCAACCTTTCGGAGCCATAGTCCGTATCGGCACATTACTTCTTCTGACTTGCCTTCCGCCTTCGGAACAAAATccagccattcccacttccaggaatacctggattctttgtcactgaatggctgaccacgttcaacaatgtcgcttcgagacattatttcaagtctagagccacaaaacaccggcacaaagcatgtTCGCGCGACtgatgccagaggaagtgcgtgctcaagcaaactgtcaaaccgattgagaattgaaccgaacggcgcacaaaacgaaagctgggactgtttgggtttaccgtttgggaataccaggtttttgcatttcggcgtacaccaaatcaAGTTCCGCGTAgtggagatgttatttcggcgtaaagtaagccgaacggcttacaatgctaggccctgattcatgtttccaagccctgagacttctGCTGTGTACTTGGGATCATTAACATGCGCATGCATGCAGTTGGGCGAGTTCAGACATATACTGGAATTCCCCCAAAGACAGAATACGGCTACCGGggtttatatttatattttctACAAATGTGTTTTAGCTTAGTACTCACCTCTACCTGCAGCGAGTCCATGACCAGCCACCACTCCTCGGGGTCACGTGACCTGCTTGGTGACCGCTGATTGGACGGCCCCGAGGGATGCGATACTGTTTTGTAGTCCTGCTGGATGCTCGTGAGCAAGTCTTTCTCAATGACCGACCGCAGCTggaacaaacagtaacacatgAAGTGCTTATCAACCAAGGGGAACAAGAGAACACTGCATGTATTACTACTCACAACTCCATAATGTCAGGATCGTTTGCTCTTATACTATGGGTTTTGTTGGACTGTTTTCAACCCAATATTTCCTACCCAACAGGGCAGTGCGagataaacaaacaagtcgcgtaaggcgaaaatacaacatttagtcaagtagctgtcgaactcacagaatgaaactgaacgcaacgcaacgcagcaagaccgtatactcgtagcatcgtcactccaccgcccgtggcaaaggcagtgcccgtggaattgacaagaagagcggggtattcgttgcgctgagaaggatagcacgcttttctgtacctctcttcgttttaactttctgagcgtgtttttaatccaaacatatcatatctatatgtttttggaatcaggaaccgacaaggaataagatgaaagtgtttttaaattgatttcgaaaaaaaaattttgataataatttttatatatttaattttcagagcttgtttttaatccgaatataacatatttatatgtttttggaatcagcaaatgatggagaataagataaacgtaaatttggatcgttttataaatttttattttttttttacaattttcagatttttaatgaccaaagtcattaattaatttttaagccaccaagctgaaatgcaataccaaagtccgggcttcgtcgaagattacttgaccaaaatttcaaccaatttggttgaaaaatgagggcgtgacagtgccgcctcaactttcacgaaaagccgtatatgacgtcatcaaagacatttatcaaaaaaatgaaaaaaacgttcggggatttcatacccaggaactctcatgtcaaatttcataaagatcggtccagtagtttagtctgaatcgctctacacacacacacagacagacacacacacgcacatacaccacgaccctcgtttcgattccccatcgatgttaaaacatttagtcaaaacttgactaaatgtaaaaatatgctCTCTGTGAGGATGATATTTTTTatgtagtcctgtgaggttaccctcttGGAAATTTAGGTAGCTTTCTCTCTGAGGAAAGCGAGATGGCAACAGTTTGGCGCTATCCATTCTTTCCcctttctttttcctgcatgcctgtattcatgttttcaagatctgagactttcgctgtgaacttggatCCTTTACtatgcgcatgcatgcacacggggTTGTTCAGACACCcagaagagtctgcacaaagttgactctgggaaacaAATCCCTAGTAAATCAAACCCACAcggatagcgacaactggttttgaagccggcgcttctaccaactgagctatttccctgCCTGCTATTATTAATTGATCATCCAACTTACCTCATCCTTATGTAGGAATCCTAACGCACCAGCAGTTATCTCCAAAGTGAAGATGAGCAAAACCATGATGAAGTACTGAAACAAAGTTCACAAGTCTTGAAATAAGTCGCACATCTCAAAACTAGAAAATGATTGACAACATATTATGATGCAGTGAGGGCATGTAAAATAATTCTTATACAGTGTGTATGAGAAGTTAGACTCAAGACGTAATATTCAACAGTCTATGTAAAAATGGTGAAAAAGAATGGTGGgtcttttattttaattttataatTATCCCTTTCAACCCTTTgctattcaaaacaaaattcttcTCTGCGAATTCTTCGACAGCAAGCAAAATCAAATCTACAAACTCACCCCGATCAGCATGCACTGATTCTCGTAGAAGGCGCCACAACAGCCCAGAAAGCCCACCAATAGGATGATGGCCCCAGCAGTGATGCAGAGTGCAGATGCACTGAGAAAGGCATGTGTTGGCAGGATGGAGATGTGGGGGCTACGGTTAATCTGGAGCCACACTCCTAGCGACAGGACGCCACAACCCAGCAACTGAAAGAATAAAGCATGCATCAATTGTTGAGTGCACAGAGATACTTGTGTGTAGGCAAGTTGGGGACTATGGTTAATTTGGAAACACACTCCTAGCGACAGCACTCCACAGCCCAGCAACTGAAAGAATAAACCATTCAAAGGATGCATAAACTGTTGAGTGCGCTGAGAAACATGTGTGGAAGTGGGGACTTCGGTTAATCTGGAGCCACACTCCTAGCGACAGCACGCCACAACCCAGCAACTGAAACAATACAACCAATCAAGCGATGCATATATGCCAATATGGTTGAGTGCACTAACAAACGTGTGTGTAGGCAAGTTAGAGATGTGGTGACTACGGTTAATCTGGAGCCACACTCCTAGCGACAGCACGCCACAACCCAGCAACTGAAAGAATAAACCATTCAAAAGATGCATAAACTGTCTAGGTACGTGGTATCAAACTAGTTTGCCATGGACCTAACTTTCCGCTGCTCATGATGACAAAGCCACCGAGACAAACGTGTTGCGCTTGCTGTTTCCCCTGGAAGAATTTTGACAACTAATATACAAATGAGGGTAGttgccctgtacagggatttcctcaagaaattaagaagaagaagaacttacACATCACACTATACTTTCTAGAGTAACGTCTTTCTtgccatatatatacatgtaccaaCTACCATCCATTGCTAGACTTATCCCCATATTTCAGGGGAACCGCTGACGACCTGTGAACGACAGCAACCTTTGTCGTCTCCATTGGACTGATTATCTGATAAGCCAGAATCGaacccagaagaagaagaatcccaATACTAATATCTTTGTTTCTTCTGCATAATCCTctgatgagacgaaaaaccgaggtcccttcgtgtacactacattggggtgtgcacgttaaagatcccacgattgacaaaagggtgtttcctggcaaaagtgtataggcatagataaaaatgtccaccaaaatacccgtgtgacttggaataataggccgtgaaaagtagaatatgcgccgaaatggctgcgatctgctggccgatgtgaacgcgtgatgtattgtgtacaaaaattccatctcacacggcataaatagatccctgcgccttgaatatgtgcgcgatataaattgcataaaaaaataaaattaaaattttttttttaaaaatccctgcgcttagaactgtacccacggaatacgcgcgatataagcctcatattgattgattgattgatgcttTTTTAAACTCAACCAAGTGACTGCCGTAatgtttcattttgtctgtGCAATTGTTCCACAAACTAAgcgttcttgttttttaattttgaaaggttagcagtctatctgtttcagATTTCAAGAGACTGCACTGCAATAACAATTTAACACATAATTGCAATGTACACAAGTAAGACTTACCCAGATGAAGACGTTGAAGCCAAAGAAGATGTATTTCACACAGCTGAAGCTTGTCTTTTCTCCCATGTTGGCTGGTTTGATGGGATGTCTCGTACAGCTGCAcatcacaaatacacacaaaggtCAATGAAACGTGAAGTATATTTCATTtactaatatttttttttaataatgttTGTCCCTGAGTCAGCAATGCAGTACTATTACTTGTTTATTTGCTGGGCAAAAGTAAGCAGTTTTTGTCTTGCATCCCCATGACTGATCATGCATGATCAGCAGTGATCTTACATGATCATGTATTTTCGTCGTTACCTCCTCACATAGCCGGTCCAGGATAACCAGGATGCTTCATTTGAAAATCCTCAGAAGATGAAGTATTGCTGCCTACATGGCTGGTTGATCGATTTTAAGAAAAACGgctgtaaatgtacctctaaTCTTCCCATTTTGATCACAGATCTGATTCACCAATGTAAGTTTTAAGTGTTGGTgcactcaacaacaacaggaaCATACTTGAAATTGCTTGCACAAAAACTACAGATAATTATGCTTTATTTCTGGAACACacctgcagacagacagaagcacaGAGCGACCGACAGACACACCGGCAAACAAATGATTTTCATTCCTGTATCTATGCCAGTAAATACATTAGCCTGTATTTCTGTAAAAAAGAGTACTTTTCTTAGACACAGATTTACATCCCCCCCTCTGACTCAACATGACAAACAATGACTCTCATAACAAGTAATATTACCAACAGCTATCATAACATTTCTCATGCATCATGCAGGCATGAGAGAGAGATCTGATGATTCCTTTCCAACATGTGACAATTTAGGTAAAGAACACAGGACCTATTTTAAATATGTAATGGTTAAAGAGCTTACTTCCACCATGAATCAAACTGGAAAAAAACTACATGTACTAAGCAATATATCACAGCTAGTAGATTGACCAAcatttggaaaagaaaaaaaagagaacaaccaaacaaaacactTGATTTTTACATTACAAAGAAAAACGTTCAGAACACCATTTACCTGTGAGTTTTCATATTGGACATGCTGCATAAATGATCCATGATTGCAGAATAGTTTTGTTTCTGCACGGTCTTTGCACAGATTTATCAGAAACAAACTAGAGAATTGCTGGTTCTAAAACTCTCAGTCTCACTGACAGGTGCAGAGCTGTGAGTCCGTCAGAGAATGTATGCTTTTGCACTGCTCAATTCAGCCCCAAGTTCCAATATATATACACAATACAATGAACTTCAGTCAATACTGTTTTTAGAGTTTTAGACTGCTAAAATAGTAGTGATGGCACTGGCAGATACTAGTTAAAAGAACAATGAAAAATGTGATGAAAAAATCACAATTGAATGTTATTGCTGTTTTGTAATCTGGGACAAAACACTGCAGGAAagattaaatttaaaaacaatcttcTTTTCAATTCTGGTTCACAACGCAGTCCATTTTAGTTGCTTGATCATTCAAAAGATCTGAAAAGTAGCAGCCATGCATTGTGCTGGGAACAGGTTCTCTGTCAAATACAAATGATCTCTTCAGTTCTCTCTCACAATTAGTGAATTGCAACACCTATGAGCTACAACGATAAAGCTCCCCGATGCTTGTCAGATACTGTCAATTTTCACGTCCTTGTCCCGAACTAAGTCCTGCACAAGCCTCCAGCAGAATGCAAAATACAACCTTCTCCGGGAGAGACATTCACTCGACTGGTCAAATCTCTCTCGCTAATCCGCTAAAGTAGTCATCATGGCGTCACTTCATCTCCCGTGTCCACTAAACAATGCTGTCCAAAAACAGTCCACAGCCACGTGCTCACACTGCCCACAGCAAACTCATAAAAAACAGCAGCGACCAAATACTCTGCGTAAATTATGAGACGAATTTGGCATGCTATGTGGCACGATGGTGCCTGATGTGAGTTGATGCAAAGAGCAAACAAACAGTCCGAACAGAGACGGCCTTGTCTACCCTGTGTCCAGTTTAGAACTGTTCCCCATGTCCAGTTTGGGACTGCCCAGTGCATGGCCAGCTCTGACCGGTCAACACCACCTGCTTGACCAGCTTAAACAAGCTGTGGACCGTACCTGAGCAGGTCCGACGGGAAAAAAGAGGGCAGCGCAGAGTGTGATCAAACTGGTCAATGTTTAACCATTAGCCCTTTTTCTGAGAACGTTTCAATATTTTGTGGATGAACAAATAGATCCCGTCCGTGTGACTCTTTACTTCATAATGAAAAAATGATGGCAATGAACGTTTTTGAAACTGTTTATTATGAAATAATTGCATGCCTTGACCTTGTTTGTTCCAAGGTGGGAAGCTATTTTCAAACTGTAAATGAAACCACTCTTGCTGTGTTTTTCATTGTGAAACTTTAAAAGGCTTTGCCtgcataaaaacacacacactcaggttCGAACTTTAACTGCAGACACATGGGAATATTTTAAGTTGGATTCGTTTGGTTTGAGGTATTTTTAGCTGATTTTATGTTACAGTATACTAATTTTAGTGatgacaacaacgacaacaacgacaacaacaactgaTGTTTCAAACAGCatgtaaatagagaatactacatggcttgctgtgtcgtaccagatttacacaagttgttttttaaaatattgaactgcaagcgaaagcgagctgttcactatttgaaaaaggaacgagtgtaaatctggtacgaaacagcaagccatgtagtattctgtttatcctacatactgtacttacctgtattttactgaaaatgtcctgcagtcttGGCAGCttaattgaagacgcttgttttggaacctcgatctcttctaaagcctcgtgcaatctattacgtcaaagcaaattaacgtcactctgaaagtgcgGTGTGACAAAAAAAAtgcatcgagggtaattagcgagcgcaattttgtttttacatgacgtttgtctcggtgactttggcatcataagcagtggaaaaacaggtccctgccagacttgcttgacatgacctcatttacacgatatacacacgtgtgatttgaacgattattttctcacgagtgtctctctcacgtatgtataATGTAGGATAAAGCCATGTTTCAAACAAGAAATATGTTGCTGCAACTTAAACCACACAATTTCCTACTTTTCCCACTCTGTCACACATAAACTAGCAACATATGACACAGTCATATATATGGCAGTTTAGAAAGCATGACCACATAAGAGACTACCAGGACCAGaaatgcacagagagagagagagagagagagagagagagagagagagagagagagagagagagagagagagagagagagagacagagagagagagagagagagagagagacagagagagagagatagagagaatgtcaaagagagagaagagagagacagagcgagagatatagacagagagagacggagacagagagacggagacagagagagagacggagacagagagagacggagacagagagagagagagattctttctttatttggtgtttaacgtcgttttcaaccacgaaggttatatcgcgacggagagagagagatgatgatgatgatgatggaactttatttttcaaggatagaggtttaaggcgacgcttttcttacaaccggtccttacttctaatacaaatgtctaataaatgataaacaagtaaagcaacatgacaaataaacaaattaaacgaacgacccagcaaacaatcgacaagtaagcacaaaatgacaaagtaagcaacatacaaatcaaaagcgaaacatgcaacatgttaattgaggtgatcgacggtaaaattcacacaataccaacgtttacactaatgcttacaatgattatatggtgtaaatgatgatgatgaagatgatgatgatgatgatgatgatgatgatgatgataatgatgatgttgatgatgatgatggaaaatcgcaacataaattccacataatacatgtaataaagaacatatttttgtaattcataaagctttgccaattgttgacagctacttgcacatgtatgttatagccatctaggtagacatataatgattatgcagagcttgtttaaaactctttagtgaggttaatgatcttattacagacggaagagagagagagagagagagagagagagagagagagagagagagagagagagagagagagagagagagagagagagagagagagagagagagagagagagagagagattagcagacagacaggtaaaAAAAAGAGACATACGCAGAAACTTGCTTGAACTGCTGAAAATACTCCAAAGGCACTGGCACTTCATATCCATTTCCCACTCGTCCATTCTCCGACATTATATTCAAGTAAAACAACCTGAGCTTCTGTGACACGGACAGTTTATGAGTATGACTCGTATGAGGTAACTTAATACCACTTCACTTAACTTTAATTCCTAACAGATTCACAGCTATAGTAGTACTGATATTTATATTAGATGAGTAGTCTCTGACTGACTGACCACCAACTTGTACAATGTAATATAAGACATTGTGAAAGATCAGGATCCTATATGATCATCACACATTTCCCTGTTAGATCTGATGGGAAATTCCCTTCGAGCTCAACACCATTCACCGGTCACAAAAGATTACAGTAGTCACAGTTTCCATTACGAGCTATCTAGGTCAGAAATCTAATTGAATTTTTCTTAAACAATGGAAGGAAGCTCCATCCAAAACCACCATATACTAGACAGGTTTTCCAGAACATTATTAGTGTATTACTATTACTTTTCCACAGCTAGACTAACAAACAACAGGATACACGATTTTAAAAGAACCACGTAGTAAGAGGGAGTGTTAGTCATTTGTTTCCCGTATGCCTCAGTGCGGGGATTGccaaccacccccacccccccttccctcctcacacacagagacacacttcCCTAATTCTCGTCTGCAATGTAGGAAATGTGGATGTGTGCTGAGTCTTACACTCCACGGTTGCTACTGCTTCAACTAGAAATGTGACGTTTTGATTGTAAGCATGTGTGCTGCGAACAAGCCAACATTGTTGTTCCAAAAAGGCACTGAATAAAGAGCATACGATCTTCGGCGACAAAAAATACACAGAAACTGAGAAAGGCCGAAAAACAGTAAGTGTTGGCAGACGTGTATTTCGAGGAAAGAAACAGCAGCAAGTGAACGTTTACCTCTCTACCTGCACAggacagataaacagagaaAAGAAACCTGGTGTGCTTTGTATGCATCTTATGAAACTTACCAAATATCTCCAAGACTGCTGATAAATTATGCTTGTTGACAAATTTCGTCTGCCATCTTGAATTACAAGAAGATAAGCAttgcaagggaagtaaccctCTCCGCAAAGAAAGCGAATTTGCTTACTGATTACCTTTCTTGCTCTTGATTTTTAGTTGCAAACTTGTGCAATTTCAGTACCCGTTGTTCTGCTGAAACCCAGACTGCCTTTATTTTCCTAAGTGTGTGAAATATTCCGGGCAGAAGAATAACTACAACAAAGCCCCACCATAAGCTGTGCTGGTAAAGCAAGAGATAATGAACGAAGTTTTGCCTAGGGAGGATAACCACTGAAACAATATCACCATGCAATCACTCCAAAAGCAAAATAatatttccattttttttttttttaaagctagcGGTCTACTAACAACCCAAAAAAGAACAGCAATCATTTCAAGCTAGCACAACGCACGCACGAGTTGTTAGAGTTAAAAGCTGACAATAATTCGACCTGCAAACTTCTTCTAAGAAGTAGGCTAGAACTTCCGAAATAACTGACTCGCCACTGAAACTGTCATTACTGATGATTCGTTCCCCAACGATAAAGGCACTTCCACAGTAAAAGTCGCGGCACTGAATGTCAATACTATatgacaaacaacaacaaggagGAATATATATTTTGTGTCTAATGAATTCGATCTCAGTATTGCAAATCTTGCGACTCGATTGAAGTTCCTCAATCAGTTTTCAGATTTTCCGTTtaagttctttttcttctgcagaGAAGGCTGAATTGTCTGAAAACAAACGAACGAAACAAAGCTAACACAGAAAAATGTAATTTGAGACAGGATATGAGAGAAGTAGAAACTTCTTGCTCAATGTCTTACGAAAAATGTGATGAGGTGTGTATAAGTACCTCAAGAGAACTTCCGAAACAGAAAAGTTTCACCCAAAACAAACTTCAAGAACTTTTCAGCTGAGTGGCCGTGATTTCCTCCGACAGCACTGCTGTCGGATAGCAAAGCTTGACCCTAAACAGAACACACCCCGTGTTAATCCAAAGGAACACGTACCTTGTCTAACAAAAGTTTAAACTATTTATTATTAAACATGTCTTTGTAAATGTTAGCCAAACTAAAGCGGGACTTCCAATTTAATGACCCAAAAACTTACGACGGATCATGGCACCGGTGGTCGGCCATCTTGAACCGCTCTGTTTTTCTTGCAGACTGTGAAGACAGCTCTGGAACCAGCCGGCCAGAGAGCACATTCACGCTGCGATGGTCGGAGAAGGCCTGCCATCAACAGCTGCTACGGAAGGGGGCGTGTTCACAGGCGTATGAACTCATAAGGGTTCATCAAAGTTCATGAACTCGAAGACAAACAAAGGCGCCCGAAATAAAATCTTTTCTGGTGTCTTTCTGGCATTAGAGACTtagcctttttatatttagtcaagttttgactaaatattttaacatcgagggggaatcgaaacgagggtcgtggtgtatgtgcgtgcgtgtgtgtgtgtgtgtgtgtgtgtgtgtgtgtgtgcgtgcgtgtgtgtgtgtgtgtagagcgattcagactaaactactggaccgatctttatgaaatttgacatgagagttcctgggtatgaaatccccgaacgtttttttcatttttttgataaatgtctttgatgacgtcatatccggcttttcgtgaaagtcacgccctcatttttcaaccaaattggttgaaattttggtcaagtaattttcgacgaagcccggggttcggtattgcatttcagcttgatggcttaaaaattaattaatgactttggtcattaaaaatctgaaaattgtaaaaaaaaataaaaatttataaaacgatccaaatttacgtttatcttattctccatcatttgctgattccaaaaccatataaatatgttatattcggattaaaaacaagctctgaaaattaaatatataaaaattattatcaaaattaaattgtccaaatcaatttaaaaacactttcatcttattccttgtcggttcctgattccaaaaacatatagatatgatatgcttggattaaaaacacgctcagaaagttaaaacaaagagaggtacagaaaagcgtgctatccttctcagcgcaactactaccccgctcttcttgtcaatttcactgcctttgccatgagcggtggactgacgatgctacgagcatacggtcttgctgaaaaatggcagctacttgactaaatattgtattttcgccttacgcgacttgtttttttctcatgtCGTAATTCAAAACGTCTACActgtacaaacaacaacaacaacaacgacaacaacaactgaATTTAGATTTATCATTGCGCTGGGAGCGGATTGCATTACAGTGGCGCTTCCCACAGACatgacagacatagaaagaatactctttctatgtctgtgggcccccccctccccccctcccccctctcagTTTGAGTCTtacatttttaagaccttgcccccctcttccccccccctcacccaggTGAAGATTTGttaaagggtgggggggggggggaggggggtgagggggggtaCTCTGTAACTGAACACACGGGTAAAATCATCAGTGTTCGCCTCCAAAAATAATGCTATAGAGGTACATTTGTTATTGTGTGTCGTTTCTTTTTGCTTTGTCGGCAATGGGAAATTGTCATTGCGGGTTGACTCGCACCAAATCATAGTGTGAACCTACTGCAGACACATAATGACTATATTTAAAATATGTTTGTCCATTTCAGTGTTCCTCCCAGGGCTTCAGCTATTACAGTTATCCGTTGCCTTACATTGACTCAAAAATGGAGCGAGCGAAGGAGAAAAAATGTGAAACAACTTCACAAAAAAGCCGGCCcgcgaagaaaaagaaaaaaaaagtggtcACTGTTGGTGTGCCgctgatagtgtgtgtgtaagtgtgtgtgtaagtgtgtttgtgtgtgtgtaagtgtgtgtg belongs to Littorina saxatilis isolate snail1 unplaced genomic scaffold, US_GU_Lsax_2.0 scaffold_668, whole genome shotgun sequence and includes:
- the LOC138956818 gene encoding tetraspanin-4-like, whose translation is MSENGRVGNGYEVPVPLEYFQQFKQVSACTRHPIKPANMGEKTSFSCVKYIFFGFNVFIWLLGCGVLSLGVWLQINRSPHISILPTHAFLSASALCITAGAIILLVGFLGCCGAFYENQCMLIGYFIMVLLIFTLEITAGALGFLHKDELRSVIEKDLLTSIQQDYKTVSHPSGPSNQRSPSRSRDPEEWWLVMDSLQVELQCCGVNNYSDW